In one window of Pseudomonas chlororaphis subsp. chlororaphis DNA:
- a CDS encoding mannose-1-phosphate guanylyltransferase/mannose-6-phosphate isomerase yields MSAFTGLIPCIISGGSGSRLWPVSRQNMPKPFIRMRDGQSLLQKTFVRASSLADVSCVVTVTNRELLFRSLDEYRNVNQGKLGLDLLLEPFGRNTAVAIAVAALHVREYWGDEAQLLILPADHLILDQDAFAAAVGKARSLAEAGYLATFGIQPDKPETGFGYIEQGPALKEGFQVARFVEKPNLATAQAYVDSGNYLWNAGMFCFRADTLLQELTLHAPEVLSAAQACLEQGMTLDNKHCRQRELDADSLARAPDVSIDVALMERSERVAVVPCDLGWSDIGSWDALRQLTPSDAAGNQVNGEAILHDVRNCYIDSPKRVLGAVGVSDLIIVDTPDALLVADASRTQDVRHIVTELKRLGHSAYSLHRTVTRPWGTYTVLEESSRFKIKRIMVKPKESLSLQMHHHRSEHWIVVSGAALITNGDLEVLLNSNESTYIPAGHKHRLSNPGIIDLVMIEVQSGEYLGEDDIVRFEDVYGRAPAQVKP; encoded by the coding sequence ATGAGCGCATTCACTGGATTGATCCCCTGCATTATTTCCGGCGGCTCTGGCTCGCGCCTGTGGCCAGTCTCTCGGCAGAACATGCCCAAGCCATTCATACGCATGCGCGATGGGCAGAGCCTGCTGCAAAAGACCTTCGTCCGCGCCAGCAGCCTGGCGGACGTCAGCTGCGTGGTCACGGTGACCAACCGCGAGCTGCTGTTCCGCTCGCTGGACGAGTACCGCAACGTCAATCAGGGCAAGCTGGGCCTCGACCTGCTGCTCGAGCCGTTCGGGCGCAACACCGCCGTGGCCATTGCCGTGGCGGCCCTGCATGTGCGCGAGTACTGGGGCGACGAGGCGCAGTTGCTGATTCTTCCGGCCGACCACCTGATTCTCGACCAGGATGCCTTCGCCGCAGCCGTGGGCAAGGCGCGCAGCCTTGCCGAAGCAGGTTATCTGGCGACCTTCGGCATTCAGCCCGACAAACCCGAGACCGGTTTTGGCTACATCGAACAGGGCCCGGCGCTGAAGGAAGGTTTCCAGGTCGCACGCTTCGTCGAGAAACCCAACCTGGCCACCGCCCAGGCCTACGTCGACAGCGGCAACTACTTGTGGAACGCCGGGATGTTCTGCTTCCGCGCCGATACCCTGCTGCAAGAGCTGACCCTGCATGCTCCCGAGGTGCTGAGCGCCGCCCAGGCCTGCCTGGAACAAGGCATGACCCTGGACAACAAGCACTGCCGCCAGCGTGAACTCGACGCCGACAGCCTGGCCCGCGCCCCGGACGTTTCGATCGACGTGGCCCTGATGGAGCGCTCCGAGCGGGTCGCCGTGGTGCCCTGCGACCTCGGCTGGAGCGACATCGGTTCCTGGGATGCGCTGCGCCAGCTGACCCCGAGCGACGCCGCCGGCAACCAGGTCAACGGCGAAGCCATCCTGCATGACGTGCGCAATTGCTATATCGATTCGCCCAAGCGGGTGCTCGGCGCCGTCGGCGTCAGCGACCTGATCATCGTCGACACCCCCGATGCGCTGCTGGTGGCCGATGCCTCGCGGACCCAGGACGTGCGCCATATCGTCACCGAACTCAAGCGCCTCGGCCACAGTGCCTACAGCCTGCACCGCACGGTCACCCGGCCGTGGGGGACCTACACCGTGCTGGAGGAAAGCAGCCGCTTCAAGATCAAGCGCATCATGGTCAAGCCCAAGGAATCGCTGTCGCTGCAGATGCACCATCACCGCAGCGAGCACTGGATAGTGGTCAGCGGCGCGGCCCTGATCACCAATGGCGACCTGGAGGTCCTGCTCAACAGCAACGAGTCCACCTATATCCCCGCCGGCCATAAACACCGCCTGAGCAACCCCGGGATCATCGACCTGGTGATGATCGAAGTGCAAAGCGGCGAGTACCTGGGCGAAGACGACATCGTGCGTTTCGAAGACGTCTACGGCCGTGCCCCGGCGCAGGTAAAACCATGA
- a CDS encoding glycosyltransferase family 2 protein: MKVALIIPARNAAPHLERLLPALAAQTLQPDTVLVVDSSSTDDTVSRFQQFGARVEVIAAQQFNHGGTRRWASEQVDADALILLTQDAIPATPQTFANLIQELEEDPRIGLAYGRQLPHPGAGILEAQSRHFNYSPQSRSKSLADAGELGIKTCFSSDSFSVYRRSALQAVGGFPEDVIGGEDAHVAARMLLNGYLVRYAASACVQHSHSYSLMQEFRRYFDIGVFYGREPWIREAFGSAGGEGKRYVQAELRALRDAGQLQRVPEVLLRSALKLLGYRLGHAEQHLPTPLKRRLSMFSNYWT, encoded by the coding sequence ATGAAAGTGGCGCTGATCATTCCCGCCCGCAACGCCGCACCGCATCTCGAGCGGTTGCTCCCGGCTCTGGCCGCGCAGACGCTGCAACCGGACACGGTGCTGGTGGTCGACAGCAGCTCGACGGACGACACCGTCAGCCGCTTCCAGCAGTTCGGCGCCCGGGTGGAGGTCATCGCCGCCCAGCAGTTCAACCATGGCGGCACCCGCCGCTGGGCGAGCGAGCAGGTGGATGCCGATGCACTGATCCTGCTGACCCAGGATGCGATTCCGGCCACGCCCCAGACCTTCGCCAACCTGATCCAGGAACTGGAAGAAGACCCGCGGATCGGCCTCGCCTACGGTCGTCAGTTGCCGCATCCCGGGGCCGGGATTCTCGAGGCGCAGTCGCGCCACTTCAACTACAGCCCGCAGAGCCGCAGCAAAAGCCTGGCCGACGCCGGGGAGCTGGGGATCAAGACCTGCTTCAGTTCGGACTCGTTTTCCGTCTACCGGCGCAGCGCTCTGCAAGCGGTGGGTGGCTTTCCCGAGGACGTCATCGGCGGCGAGGACGCCCACGTCGCGGCGCGCATGCTGCTCAACGGTTATCTGGTGCGCTACGCCGCCAGTGCGTGCGTACAGCATTCACACAGCTACAGTCTGATGCAGGAGTTCCGCCGTTATTTCGATATCGGCGTGTTTTATGGCCGTGAGCCCTGGATCCGCGAAGCCTTTGGCAGCGCGGGTGGAGAAGGCAAGCGTTACGTCCAAGCCGAGTTGCGCGCCTTGCGTGACGCCGGCCAGTTGCAACGTGTACCCGAAGTGCTGCTGCGCAGCGCGCTGAAGCTGCTGGGCTATCGCCTCGGCCACGCCGAACAGCATCTGCCGACACCGCTCAAGCGTCGCTTGAGCATGTTCTCAAACTACTGGACCTGA
- a CDS encoding polysaccharide biosynthesis/export family protein has product MMTINRPSRLCLLSILTATLWLGGCSTPAHVALPDGDTLKARHAAALTLADLPPAQVLIQSGDTLRIVRDAQEPASSDDMTMFVVRPDGFISMPNIGRIKAALLTPEDLGKEITKRYTRVYREPEVTVNIAIAPSNRVFIGGAVANPSFFNLAGTVSVEQALLSSGGVLPSADSSNIALLRTGPDGKYKMYFVDLGSMLSNPDHPLVALQRGDLIYVPQSTIGSTVEAVDMYFTKLFPINKGIGLGFNYDLNDQEVKNSGNTINNFTSSSTGTGTGQ; this is encoded by the coding sequence ATGATGACTATTAACCGACCTTCCCGGCTTTGTCTGTTGAGCATCCTGACCGCCACCCTGTGGCTGGGCGGCTGCTCGACCCCCGCCCATGTCGCGCTCCCCGACGGCGACACCCTCAAGGCCCGCCACGCGGCGGCACTGACCCTGGCCGACCTGCCGCCCGCCCAGGTGCTGATCCAGAGCGGCGACACCCTGCGCATCGTGCGCGATGCCCAGGAGCCGGCCAGCTCCGACGACATGACGATGTTCGTGGTGCGACCGGACGGTTTCATCTCGATGCCCAACATCGGCCGGATCAAGGCCGCGCTGCTGACCCCGGAAGACCTGGGCAAGGAAATCACCAAACGCTACACCCGTGTCTACCGCGAGCCCGAAGTGACCGTGAACATCGCCATTGCCCCGAGCAACCGGGTATTCATCGGCGGCGCGGTGGCCAACCCGTCGTTCTTCAACCTGGCCGGCACCGTGTCGGTAGAACAGGCCCTACTCAGCTCCGGTGGCGTGCTGCCCTCGGCCGACAGCTCCAACATCGCCCTGCTCAGGACCGGTCCCGACGGCAAGTACAAGATGTACTTCGTCGACCTCGGCAGCATGCTCAGCAACCCCGATCATCCGCTGGTCGCCCTGCAGCGCGGCGACCTGATCTACGTGCCGCAATCGACCATCGGCAGCACGGTGGAAGCGGTGGACATGTACTTCACCAAGCTGTTCCCGATCAACAAGGGGATCGGCCTGGGCTTCAACTACGACCTGAATGATCAGGAAGTGAAGAACAGCGGCAACACGATCAACAACTTCACCAGCAGTTCCACCGGTACCGGGACGGGGCAGTAA
- a CDS encoding glycosyltransferase: MRIALLAPLPPEQTGIADYAAHFSNALRGLGIEVLTPLAGCHDPAEQLTLLRAFDWTGVDLVHAELGGGRFGEFQALDYLSSEQPLIPRTATVHDPERLIWRRARLFWPLTLLERLPHPLPQAAALLADPLTLREERRLARGMRRLITLTRLGGDCLRQRMGLRPQQVAVIAHGNLPIPAAELPPLVPLRLLYFGFIYRGKGIEDLIEALARTLAANPQCRGQVRLTLAGGTAPEMTFDPAGNYLDGLRQRIRELQLDDVVDWQLDLPSTEIARTIQAHHVMVLPYRESKKLAWLGQMRGTSGALSWANACGRGVVTSNARAFAEEVAGGNGVTYQQGDVEALSQHLSRLVLEPELARQWAARASEAGQQREWSATARRFAELFNEVCKERSK; this comes from the coding sequence ATGCGTATCGCCTTGCTGGCCCCGCTGCCGCCGGAACAGACCGGTATCGCCGACTACGCCGCGCATTTCAGCAATGCGCTGCGCGGCCTTGGCATCGAAGTGTTGACGCCGCTGGCCGGCTGTCACGATCCAGCGGAGCAACTGACGCTCCTGCGCGCCTTCGACTGGACGGGCGTCGACCTGGTACACGCCGAACTCGGCGGTGGCCGCTTCGGCGAATTCCAGGCGCTCGACTACCTGAGCAGCGAACAACCACTGATCCCGCGCACGGCCACCGTACATGACCCGGAGCGCCTGATCTGGCGGCGCGCCCGGCTGTTCTGGCCACTGACCCTGCTCGAACGCCTGCCGCACCCGCTGCCGCAAGCGGCGGCGCTGCTTGCCGACCCGCTGACCCTGCGCGAAGAGCGGCGCCTGGCCCGCGGCATGCGCCGGCTGATTACCCTGACCCGGCTGGGCGGCGACTGCCTGCGCCAGCGCATGGGCCTGCGACCGCAACAGGTGGCGGTGATCGCCCACGGCAACCTGCCGATCCCCGCGGCCGAACTGCCGCCGCTGGTGCCGTTGCGCCTGCTGTACTTCGGCTTCATCTACCGCGGCAAGGGCATCGAAGACCTGATCGAAGCCCTGGCCCGCACCCTGGCGGCCAACCCGCAGTGCCGTGGCCAGGTCCGCCTGACCCTGGCCGGCGGCACCGCCCCGGAAATGACCTTCGATCCGGCCGGCAACTACCTCGACGGCCTGCGCCAGCGCATTCGCGAATTGCAGCTGGACGATGTGGTGGACTGGCAACTGGACCTGCCGTCCACCGAGATCGCCCGCACCATCCAGGCCCACCATGTGATGGTGCTGCCGTACCGGGAATCGAAAAAACTCGCCTGGCTCGGCCAGATGCGCGGCACCAGCGGCGCCCTGTCCTGGGCCAATGCCTGCGGTCGCGGGGTCGTCACCTCCAATGCCCGGGCCTTTGCCGAGGAGGTTGCCGGCGGCAATGGCGTGACTTATCAGCAAGGCGATGTCGAAGCGCTGAGCCAGCACCTGAGCCGCCTGGTGCTGGAGCCCGAACTGGCCCGCCAGTGGGCCGCGCGGGCCAGCGAGGCCGGGCAACAACGCGAGTGGAGCGCCACCGCGCGGCGCTTCGCCGAACTGTTCAACGAAGTGTGCAAGGAGCGATCGAAATGA
- a CDS encoding GumC family protein, whose translation MIEIRSLRDLLRLFFIFRREFKLAVITTIVVAVLGAFLLPTRYESDARLLVKPGRDSTTVPIEAGNRQTLISPSTQHDPIVDEEKMLTGRPIVHIVAQRYLELSAAAEPQGFWKTLKFYAKKAMGTAIDALRSLLQLVGLSEPQSPQDRLATRLEKNFQASHEAGSSVIDISFTWDDPEIAQQVVKIWVDTFLEERARVLGRKSLYAFYEGEGNKVAAQILSLKEQLQGRLKQIDSISVDARLENLTSQIDRLTDARVNAQNQLSGISSFLINARQQILDQPVEVVTSRETSLNPTQLDLKRQLNTLQVERARLLRTYLPEAPAVKQIEQNIHDLQALSEQEESRLERSKNIAPNSLVTNVKQQVIDAQLQQRRLTGQIENYDKTLAALRTERDRVLTDEPELNRLTQQLRTAEKSYALYSENLEQARIDHELDSSQISNIAIIEHATFNPARVFPKSLLILLFAIPAGIAVGLLTIYVCYLLDQRIHDGSRLPELFQVPLWGSVPDLEDATPAAMTASIYRLYSLLPMDRIESQGLTLGLTSARHGEGVSFILERLRRLLEERGQRVRVNDSAPAQPGEVLLLDASALLSNQEAFLILRRADLIALVIEARTSTVPMIENAMSLLTTAFGKVDGLILNRRRFEVPSRVLERINSWRGAA comes from the coding sequence GTGATCGAAATACGCTCTCTACGCGACCTGTTGCGCCTGTTCTTCATCTTCCGCCGCGAGTTCAAGCTGGCGGTCATCACCACTATCGTGGTCGCGGTGCTGGGCGCCTTCCTGCTGCCGACGCGCTACGAGTCGGACGCGCGCCTGCTGGTCAAGCCCGGGCGCGACAGCACCACGGTGCCGATCGAAGCCGGCAATCGCCAGACGCTGATCTCGCCCAGCACCCAGCACGACCCGATCGTCGATGAGGAGAAGATGCTCACCGGTCGCCCCATCGTGCACATCGTCGCCCAACGCTACCTGGAACTGAGCGCGGCCGCCGAACCCCAGGGTTTCTGGAAGACCCTCAAGTTCTACGCCAAGAAGGCCATGGGCACGGCCATCGATGCGCTGCGCAGCCTGCTGCAACTGGTCGGCCTGTCGGAACCGCAGAGCCCGCAGGACCGCCTGGCGACCCGCCTGGAAAAGAACTTCCAGGCCAGCCACGAAGCGGGTTCGTCGGTAATCGATATCAGCTTTACCTGGGACGACCCGGAAATCGCCCAGCAGGTGGTGAAGATCTGGGTCGACACCTTCCTCGAGGAGCGCGCCCGGGTGCTCGGTCGCAAGAGCCTCTATGCCTTCTATGAGGGCGAAGGCAACAAGGTGGCCGCGCAGATCCTCAGCCTCAAGGAGCAATTGCAGGGCCGCCTGAAGCAGATCGATTCGATCAGCGTCGATGCCCGCCTGGAAAACCTCACCAGCCAGATCGACCGCCTGACCGACGCCCGGGTCAATGCGCAGAACCAGCTGTCCGGGATCAGCAGCTTCCTGATCAACGCCCGCCAGCAGATCCTCGATCAGCCCGTCGAAGTGGTGACCAGTCGCGAGACCAGCCTCAACCCGACCCAGCTCGACCTCAAGCGCCAGCTCAACACCCTGCAGGTGGAACGCGCGCGCTTGCTGCGCACCTATTTGCCCGAGGCGCCGGCGGTCAAGCAGATCGAACAGAACATCCACGACCTGCAGGCCCTCAGCGAACAGGAAGAGAGCCGCCTGGAGCGCTCGAAGAACATCGCGCCCAATAGCCTGGTGACCAACGTCAAGCAGCAGGTCATCGATGCCCAGCTGCAACAGCGCCGGCTGACCGGGCAGATCGAGAACTACGACAAGACCCTGGCTGCCCTGCGTACCGAGCGCGACCGGGTACTGACCGACGAGCCCGAACTCAACCGCCTGACCCAGCAGTTGCGTACCGCGGAAAAGAGCTACGCGCTGTACTCGGAAAACCTGGAACAGGCGCGTATCGACCACGAGCTCGACAGCAGCCAGATCAGCAACATCGCGATCATCGAGCACGCCACATTCAACCCGGCGCGGGTCTTCCCCAAGAGCCTGCTGATCCTGCTGTTCGCCATTCCCGCGGGCATCGCCGTGGGTTTGCTGACCATCTATGTCTGCTACCTGCTGGACCAGCGCATCCACGACGGCTCGCGCCTGCCAGAGCTGTTCCAGGTGCCGCTGTGGGGCAGCGTGCCGGACCTCGAGGACGCCACGCCCGCCGCCATGACCGCGAGCATCTACCGGCTCTACAGCCTGTTGCCCATGGACCGCATCGAGAGCCAGGGCTTGACCCTGGGCCTGACCTCGGCGCGCCATGGCGAAGGCGTGAGTTTCATCCTCGAACGCCTGCGCCGCCTGCTGGAAGAGCGCGGCCAGCGCGTGCGGGTCAACGACAGCGCGCCGGCCCAGCCCGGTGAAGTCCTGCTGCTGGATGCCTCGGCCCTGCTGTCGAACCAGGAGGCCTTCCTGATCCTGCGCCGCGCCGACCTGATCGCCCTGGTGATCGAGGCTCGGACCAGCACCGTGCCGATGATCGAAAATGCAATGTCGTTGCTGACTACCGCCTTCGGCAAGGTCGACGGGCTGATCCTCAACCGTCGCCGCTTCGAAGTACCGTCCAGGGTGCTGGAGCGGATCAACAGCTGGCGCGGTGCGGCCTGA
- a CDS encoding glycoside hydrolase 5 family protein — protein MKTRPGLKRRPLLRYLPLVAALAVGGALLLSEQVDATPINLAPDRTLVWKDYLGVNAHFLWFTPQQYRKQIAAYKQLGLQWVRVDLHWDRLEPTEEGYQLSTLDELDRTLSDSKLKSLFYLVGSAPFVTTAPKGGPFQDQYPPRDPKVFATRMAMLAQRYPDIDAWQVWNEQNIPNNWRPKPDAKGYGELLLATHQALNQVAPDKIQVMGGMAYYSQMPTQRNALMFEKLGELGVQSLGMVAAYHPYSEIPESDEPGKNEVLLRGKQLNDMLHGAGLKRVWATEWGWSSYAGPKEMQRLIGVDGQADYTLRRLALMSDQDYERIFLFALSDLDSRASARDQHYGLLDLNGEPKPVYKALARFLEITGARLKPGKTPELANLPDTFYSVSWTRDDGKRLLMFWSAKAGTIKLPQVHQAELYDPLSGTRASLDAADGIQPAVKSSLQILVW, from the coding sequence ATGAAGACCCGACCAGGCCTTAAACGTCGCCCGCTATTGCGCTATCTGCCACTGGTCGCCGCGCTGGCGGTAGGCGGCGCCCTGCTGCTCAGCGAACAGGTCGATGCCACGCCGATCAACCTGGCCCCCGATCGCACCCTGGTGTGGAAGGACTACCTGGGGGTCAATGCGCATTTCCTGTGGTTCACCCCGCAGCAATACCGCAAACAGATCGCCGCCTATAAGCAGCTCGGCCTGCAATGGGTGCGGGTCGACCTGCACTGGGATCGGCTCGAACCCACCGAAGAGGGTTATCAACTCAGCACCCTCGACGAACTGGACCGGACCCTGAGCGACTCGAAACTCAAGTCGCTGTTCTACCTCGTAGGCTCGGCGCCCTTCGTGACCACCGCCCCCAAAGGCGGGCCGTTCCAGGATCAGTACCCACCGCGCGATCCGAAAGTCTTCGCCACGCGCATGGCCATGCTGGCCCAGCGTTACCCGGACATCGACGCCTGGCAGGTGTGGAACGAGCAGAACATACCCAACAACTGGCGGCCGAAACCCGATGCCAAGGGCTACGGCGAGCTGCTGCTGGCGACCCATCAGGCGCTGAACCAGGTGGCGCCGGACAAGATCCAGGTCATGGGCGGCATGGCCTACTACAGCCAGATGCCGACCCAGCGCAACGCGCTGATGTTCGAGAAACTCGGCGAACTGGGCGTGCAGAGCCTGGGCATGGTCGCCGCCTATCACCCGTATTCGGAAATCCCGGAAAGCGATGAGCCGGGCAAGAACGAAGTGCTGCTGCGCGGCAAGCAGCTCAACGACATGCTGCACGGCGCCGGCCTGAAGAGGGTCTGGGCCACCGAGTGGGGCTGGTCGAGCTACGCCGGGCCCAAGGAGATGCAGCGGCTGATCGGCGTCGACGGCCAGGCCGACTACACCCTGCGTCGCCTGGCGTTGATGAGCGACCAGGACTACGAGCGGATCTTTCTCTTCGCCCTTTCCGATCTCGACTCGCGCGCCTCGGCTCGCGACCAGCATTACGGCCTGCTCGACCTCAACGGCGAACCCAAGCCGGTGTACAAGGCGCTCGCGCGTTTTCTCGAGATTACCGGCGCGCGCCTCAAACCCGGCAAGACACCGGAGCTTGCGAACCTGCCCGACACCTTCTACAGCGTGTCCTGGACCCGCGACGACGGTAAACGCCTGCTGATGTTCTGGAGCGCCAAGGCCGGCACCATCAAATTGCCGCAAGTGCACCAGGCCGAGCTCTACGATCCGCTCAGCGGAACCCGGGCCAGTCTCGACGCCGCGGACGGCATCCAGCCGGCCGTGAAATCGTCCCTGCAGATTCTCGTGTGGTAA
- a CDS encoding undecaprenyl-phosphate glucose phosphotransferase — MLTKSIDSRFLTRTGFMELFISGVKLTHALSAALPGILLLLSLESASADIWPTVLGLLLFFAVITVILFQAQGVYSEEFFSNRLRLRTMLVAWTSAFCILLVMYLGLHLLPVFSLRDLAVWFIASLVLFGIERLFLLRLFHSWMARGKYLQRTVILGFSESALFLAEHMQRHGDIRSGLIGFIDDRSDRVPKAFCDLPFLGNTQNLEELIRSEQVNQVLIALPWAAHARIGELVQRLRQLSVNVALVPDITTLRFGHNRMTDVGGILMFNTSELPLRGWAPLIKRCEDILLALLGLVLLSPVLLATAVAVKLDSKGPVLFRQKRYGYNDRLIRVFKFRSMYVEQADLNAERQTTREDPRITRVGRFIRKTSIDELPQLFNVLMGNMSIVGPRPHATATKAAGVPFEQAVREYSSRHRVKPGITGWAQINGYRGETDTLQKIQKRVEYDLDYISKWSVWLDLYIVFMTVPAVLSTKEVY; from the coding sequence ATGCTTACGAAATCGATTGATAGCAGGTTCCTGACCCGAACCGGATTCATGGAACTCTTCATTTCGGGGGTAAAACTGACGCACGCCCTGTCCGCCGCCCTGCCTGGAATCCTGCTGCTCCTGAGTCTTGAATCCGCCAGTGCGGATATCTGGCCAACCGTACTTGGCCTGCTGCTGTTCTTTGCCGTCATCACCGTCATCCTGTTCCAGGCCCAGGGGGTCTACTCCGAAGAGTTCTTCAGCAATCGCCTGCGTCTGCGCACGATGCTGGTGGCCTGGACCTCCGCCTTCTGCATCCTGCTGGTCATGTACCTGGGGCTGCACCTGCTGCCGGTCTTCAGTCTGCGGGACCTGGCTGTCTGGTTCATCGCCAGCCTCGTGCTGTTTGGCATCGAGCGTCTGTTTCTGCTGCGCCTGTTCCATTCGTGGATGGCCAGGGGCAAATACCTGCAACGCACGGTGATCCTCGGTTTCAGCGAGAGCGCGCTGTTCCTTGCCGAACACATGCAGCGCCACGGCGATATCCGCTCCGGCCTGATCGGTTTCATCGACGATCGCAGCGACCGCGTGCCCAAGGCCTTCTGCGACCTGCCCTTTCTGGGTAACACCCAGAACCTGGAAGAGCTGATCCGTTCCGAGCAGGTCAATCAGGTGCTGATCGCCCTGCCCTGGGCCGCGCACGCGCGCATCGGCGAACTGGTGCAACGGCTGCGGCAGTTGTCGGTGAATGTCGCCCTGGTGCCCGACATCACCACCCTGCGCTTTGGCCACAACCGCATGACCGATGTCGGCGGCATCCTGATGTTCAACACGTCCGAGCTGCCATTGCGCGGCTGGGCGCCGCTGATCAAGCGCTGCGAAGACATCCTGCTCGCCCTGCTGGGCCTGGTCCTGTTGTCCCCAGTGCTGCTGGCCACTGCCGTGGCGGTGAAACTCGATTCCAAGGGCCCCGTGCTGTTCCGGCAAAAACGCTACGGCTACAACGACCGGCTGATCCGCGTGTTCAAGTTCCGCTCGATGTATGTCGAGCAGGCGGACCTCAATGCCGAACGGCAGACCACCCGGGAAGACCCGCGGATCACCCGGGTCGGACGCTTCATTCGCAAGACCAGCATCGATGAGCTGCCCCAGCTGTTCAACGTGCTGATGGGCAACATGTCGATTGTCGGGCCTCGCCCACACGCCACCGCCACCAAGGCGGCGGGAGTGCCGTTCGAACAGGCGGTGCGCGAATACAGCTCGCGCCATCGGGTCAAGCCCGGGATCACCGGCTGGGCGCAGATCAATGGCTACCGGGGAGAAACCGACACCCTGCAGAAAATCCAGAAACGAGTGGAGTACGACCTCGATTACATCTCCAAGTGGTCGGTCTGGCTGGATCTGTACATCGTTTTCATGACGGTTCCGGCCGTCCTCTCGACGAAGGAAGTCTACTGA
- a CDS encoding glycosyltransferase family 4 protein — MKILWILPYLPWPMTSGGKTRQFHLLRTLSERGHRITLLVQSKTEADAATRAALEPWLERLIVVPRRPLKHPVTLLAGLFAPWPLLTTVNGVSRPLRERFDSLLQEPWDVIQVEHSYSLQPYLQPLRRAGRDFVLTEHNLESSLGGATYDRFPAWASLFVRYDQWRCRQWERKAFDSARQVVAVTESDARAMRQLTRTPVEVVVNGVDSRSFAEVSADPQSQRVLFVGNYEYAPNLDAVQWMLDEIFPRVWNHCPEARLAVAGYALPSNWAERWTDSRIEWVGFVPDLPDLQRRCALFIAPLRQGGGSKLKVLEAMAAGLPLVSTAQGASGLAIRPEEHYLAGDNAQALADAVIRLLSEPTLAAQLAGAARLYARQHHDWAVAGDELEQIYRTLPSTQEHPACV; from the coding sequence GTGAAGATTCTCTGGATTCTCCCCTACCTGCCTTGGCCCATGACCAGCGGTGGCAAGACTCGCCAGTTTCACTTGCTGCGGACCTTGAGCGAGCGGGGTCACCGCATCACCTTGCTGGTGCAGTCGAAAACCGAGGCCGATGCCGCCACCCGCGCCGCCCTCGAGCCCTGGCTGGAACGCCTGATCGTGGTGCCCCGGCGCCCACTGAAACACCCGGTCACGCTGCTGGCCGGGCTGTTCGCGCCCTGGCCGCTGCTGACCACGGTCAACGGTGTGTCGCGCCCCTTGCGCGAGCGCTTCGACAGCCTGCTGCAGGAGCCCTGGGATGTGATCCAGGTCGAGCACAGCTACAGCCTGCAACCCTATCTGCAACCGCTGCGGCGGGCCGGCCGGGACTTCGTGCTCACCGAGCACAACCTCGAATCCAGCCTGGGCGGCGCGACCTATGACCGCTTCCCGGCCTGGGCCAGTCTCTTCGTGCGCTATGACCAATGGCGCTGCCGGCAGTGGGAACGCAAGGCGTTCGATTCGGCCCGCCAGGTGGTCGCGGTGACCGAAAGCGACGCCCGGGCCATGCGCCAGCTGACCCGTACCCCGGTCGAGGTGGTGGTCAACGGCGTCGACAGCCGCAGCTTTGCCGAGGTCTCGGCCGACCCGCAGAGCCAGCGGGTGCTGTTCGTCGGCAACTACGAATACGCGCCGAACCTGGACGCCGTGCAGTGGATGCTCGACGAGATTTTCCCGCGGGTCTGGAACCACTGCCCCGAGGCGCGCCTGGCGGTGGCCGGGTATGCCTTGCCGAGCAACTGGGCCGAACGCTGGACCGACAGCCGCATCGAGTGGGTCGGCTTCGTGCCGGACCTGCCCGACCTGCAACGACGCTGCGCGCTGTTCATCGCGCCGTTACGCCAGGGCGGCGGCTCCAAGCTCAAGGTGCTCGAAGCCATGGCCGCCGGCCTGCCGCTGGTCAGCACCGCGCAAGGCGCCTCGGGCCTGGCCATCCGCCCCGAGGAACATTACCTGGCAGGCGACAATGCCCAGGCCCTGGCCGATGCCGTGATTCGCCTGTTGAGCGAGCCGACCCTCGCCGCCCAATTGGCCGGCGCAGCCCGCCTGTATGCCCGCCAGCATCACGACTGGGCCGTGGCCGGTGACGAACTGGAACAGATCTACCGGACTCTGCCCTCCACACAGGAGCATCCCGCATGCGTGTAG